CGAGCCAATCTTGGCGTGTTGTTCAATCACGAGATCATGGAGGGCTTACTATGACAGACAAAAGCGTAGTACAAGCATTTCTCGAGGCAGCGGCTGAGGGGAATATCGAAGCACTGAAAAAGCATCTGGAGCAGGGCGTAGATATTAACGCAAGAAACAGACAAAAGCGTACAGCGATTCTGACTGCTGCCATGAACGACAAATTGGAAGCGGTATCGTTTTTGGTAGAAGCGGGTGCAGATGTAGATTTGCAGGATGAGACATGCTTCAACCCGTTCTTGTTCGGTTGCATCAACGGCAAGCTGGAGCTCGTCAAAATGATGATCAAGGCAGGAACAAATCTGGAGCTGTTGACTCGTTTTGGTGGAGTAGGGATTACCCCAGCGTCCGAAAAAGGTCATGTGGACATCGTACGTGAGCTC
This genomic stretch from Brevibacillus sp. DP1.3A harbors:
- a CDS encoding ankyrin repeat domain-containing protein, which gives rise to MTDKSVVQAFLEAAAEGNIEALKKHLEQGVDINARNRQKRTAILTAAMNDKLEAVSFLVEAGADVDLQDETCFNPFLFGCINGKLELVKMMIKAGTNLELLTRFGGVGITPASEKGHVDIVRELVTTTDINVNHTNFVGWTPLIEAIILGDGGEKQQTIIKLLIEHGCNVHMVDKYGVTPLELARRKGYTEIENILLEAGAK